Proteins encoded together in one Cervus canadensis isolate Bull #8, Minnesota chromosome 7, ASM1932006v1, whole genome shotgun sequence window:
- the CHRD gene encoding chordin isoform X4, with protein sequence MPSLPAPPAPLLLLGLLLLGSRPARGAGPEHPALPIRSEKEPLPIRGAAGCSFGGKVYALDETWHPDLGEPFGVMRCVLCACEAPQWGRRARGAGRVSCKNIKPECPTLACGQPRQLPGHCCQTCPQEHSSPEKQPTGLAFEYPRDPEHRSYSDRGEPGAEDRGRGDGHTDFVALLTGPRSQAVARARVSLQRSSLRFSISYRRLDRPTRIRFSDSTGSILFEHPAAPTQDGLVCGVWRAVPRLSLRLLRAEQLYVALVTPAHPSGEVWGPLIRHRALAAETFSAILTLEGPPQPGIGGIALLTLSDTEDSLHFLLLFRGLLESRSGGPAQVPLRLRILHQGKLLRELQANASAQEPGFAEVLPNLTAQEMDWLVLGELQMALERASGPGLRISGHIAARQSCDVLQSVLCGADALIPVQTGAAGSASLTLLGNGSLIYQVQVVGTGSEVVAMTLETKPQRRNQHTVLCHMVGLQPGGHRAVGICPGLGARGAHMLLQNELFLNVGTKDFPDGELRGHVAALPYSGHSARHDTLPVPLAGALVLPPVQSQAAGHAWLSLDTHCHLHYEVLLAGLGGSEQGTITAHLLGPPGMPGPRRLLKGFYGPEAQGVVKDLEPELLRHLAQGSASLLITTKGSPQGELRGQVHIANQCEVGGLRLAAAGDKEMQAPGALEAVAAMVAPLPAVLGPDTPAPAKPGGPGRLRDPNTCFFEGQQRPHGARWAPNYDPLCSLCTCQRRTVICDPVVCPPPSCPSPVQAPDQCCPVCPEKQDVKDLPGLPRNRDPGEGCYFDGDRSWRAAGTRWHPVVPPFGLIKCAVCTCKGDTGEVHCEKVQCPRLACAQPVRANPTDCCKQCPVGSGAHPQLGDPMQADGPRGCRFAGQWFPESQSWHPSVPPFGEMSCITCRCGAGVPHCERDDCSPPLSCGPGKESRCCSHCTPRRRSPETRTVPELGKEDEGS encoded by the exons ATGCCGAGCCTCCCGGCCCCGCCGGCCCCGCTGCTGCTCCTCGGGCTGCTGCTGCTCGGCTCCCGGCCGGCCCGCGGCGCCGGCCCCGAGCACCCCGCGCTGCCTATCCGGTCCGAGAAGGAGCCGCTGCCCATTCGGGGAGCAGCAG GCTGCTCCTTCGGCGGGAAGGTCTATGCCTTGGACGAGACGTGGCACCCGGACCTGGGGGAGCCCTTCGGGGTGATGCGCTGCGTGCTGTGCGCCTGCGAGGCG CCTCAATGGGGTCGCCGCGCAAGGGGCGCAGGTAGGGTCAGCTGCAAGAACATCAAACCCGAGTGCCCAACCCTGGCCTGTGGGCAGCCGCGCCAGCTGCCTGGACACTGCTGCCAGACCTGCCCCCAGG AGCACAGCAGTCCGGAAAAGCAGCCGACGGGCCTGGCCTTCGAATATCCACGCGACCCAGAGCACCGGAGCTACAGCGACCGCGGGGAGCCAGGAGCTGAGGATCGGGGCCGTGGAGACGGCCACACGG ACTTCGTGGCGCTGCTAACAGGGCCAAGGTCGCAAGCGGTGGCGCGGGCTCGAGTGTCGCTGCAGCGCTCCAGTCTGCGGTTCTCCATCTCCTACCGGCg GCTGGACCGCCCTACCCGAATCCGCTTCTCTGACTCCACTGGCAGCATCCTGTTTGAACACCCTGCAGCCCCCACCCAAGATGGCCTG GTCTGCGGGGTGTGGCGGGCAGTGCCTCGGTTGTCCCTGCGACTCCTTAGGGCAGAGCAGCTGTATGTGGCACTTGTGACACCCGCTCACCCTTCAGGGGAGGTCTGGGGACCTCTCATTCGGCACCGGGCCCTGGCTGCAG AGACCTTCAGTGCCATCCTGACCCTGGAGGGCCCCCCACAGCCCGGCATAGGGGGCATCGCCCTACTCACTCTCAGTGACACAGAGGACTCCTTGCACTTCCTGCTGCTCTTCCGTGGACTCCTGGAGTCTAGGAGTGGGG GACCAGCCCAGGTTCCCCTGCGGCTCCGGATTCTACACCAGGGGAAGTTACTTCGAGAGCTCCAAGCCAATGCCTCAGCCCAG GAACCAGGCTTTGCTGAAGTGCTGCCCAACCTGACAGCCCAGGAGATGGACTGGCTGGTGCTGGGGGAGCTGCAGATGGCCCTGGAGAGGGCAAGTGGGCCAGGGCTACGCATCAGTGGACATATTGCTGCCAGGCAGAGCTGCGACG TCCTGCAAAGTGTCCTTTGCGGGGCAGATGCCCTGATCCCAGTTCAGACGGGTGCAGCGGGCTCAGCCAGCCTTACACTGCTAGGAAACGGCTCCCTGATCTACCAA GTACAGGTTGTAGGTACAGGCAGTGAGGTGGTGGCCATGACGCTGGAGACCAAGCCTCAGCGGAGGAACCAGCACACTGTCCTATGCCACATGGTTGGACTCCAGCCAGGAGGACACAGG GCTGTGGGTATCTGCCCTGGGCTGGGTGCCCGGGGGGCTCATATGCTGCTGCAGAACGAGCTGTTCCTGAACGTGGGCACCAAGGACTTCCCAGATGGAGAGCTGCGGGGCCACGTGGCTGCCCTGCCCTATAGTGGGCACAGCGCCCGCCATGACA CATTGCCTGTGCCCCTGGCAGGAGCCCTGGTGTTGCCCCCGGTGCAGAGCCAGGCAGCGGGGCACGCCTGGCTCTCTCTGGACACCCACTGTCACCTGCACTATGAAGTGCTGCTGGCAGGGCTTGGTGGCTCAGAACAGGGCACCATCACTGCCCACCTCCTCGGGCCTCCTGGAATGCCGGGGCCCCGGCGGCTGCTGAAGGGATTCTACGGCCCGGAG GCCCAGGGTGTGGTGAAGGACCTGGAGCCCGAGCTGCTGCGGCACCTGGCTCAGGGCTCTGCCTCCCTGCTGATCACCACCAAGGGGAGCCCTCAAGGGGAGCTGCGAGGGCAG GTGCACATTGCCAACCAATGCGAGGTGGGCGGCCTGCGCCTGGCGGCAGCAGGGGACAAAGAAATGCAGGCGCCTGGGGCTCTGGAGGCAGTGGCGGCCATGGTGGCCCCACTGCCCGCTGTGCTGGGCCCAGACACCCCAGCGCCAGCCAAACCAGGTGGCCCCGGTCGGCTTCGCGACCCCAACACCTGCTTCTTCGAGGGGCAGCAGCGCCCCCATGGGGCTCGCTGGGCTCCTAACTATGACCCGCTCTGCTCGCTCTGCACCTGCCAG AGACGCACGGTGATTTGTGACCCCGTGGTGTGCCCGCCACCCAGCTGTCCAAGCCCGGTGCAGGCACCGGACCAGTGCTGCCCTGTGTGCCCGG AGAAACAAGATGTCAAAGACCTCCCCGGGCTGCCAAGGAACAGGGACCCTGGCGAGG GCTGCTATTTTGATGGTGACCGGAGCTGGCGGGCAGCAGGCACCCGGTGGCACCCTGTCGTGCCCCCATTTGGCTTAATTAAGTGTGCTGTCTGCACCTGCAAG GGGGACACCGGAGAGGTGCACTGTGAGAAGGTGCAGTGTCCCCGGCTGGCCTGTGCCCAGCCTGTCCGTGCCAACCCCACTGACTGCTGCAAGCAGTGTCCAG TGGGTTCAGGGGCGCACCCCCAACTGGGGGACCCCATGCAGGCTGATGGGCCCCGAGGCTGCCGTTTCGCAGGGCAGTGGTTCCCAGAGAGCCAGAGCTGGCACCCTTCGGTGCCCCCCTTTGGGGAGATGAGCTGTATTACCTGCAGATGTGGG GCAGGGGTGCCCCACTGTGAGCGGGATGACTGTTCACCGCCACTGTCCTGCGGCCCAGGGAAGGAGAGCCGCTGCTGCTCCCACTGCACACCCCGGCGGCGGT CCCCAGAGACCAGGACAGTCCCAGAGCTTGGGAAAGAAGATGAAGGCTCCTAG